In Moritella sp. Urea-trap-13, the genomic stretch GCGTATAACTTATTTACCCAAGCACAAGCATCACATAATGCTGATAGTGCACTTGCTGGTCTTGAAGCGGCATATGCTCGTGATGAGAATGATGAGTTTGTTAAAGCAACAGTGATCGGTGAAGCAGCTCCGATTGTTGATGGTGATGCAATCATCTTCATGAACTTCCGTGCCGATCGTGCCCGTGAAATTACCCGTGCATTCGTAGATACAGATTTCAGCGGCTTTGAACGCGCAGTAACGCCGAAGCTTTCTGACTTTGTTATGTTAACTGAATATGCAGCGAGTATTGATGCAAGCGTTGCCTTCCCATCAGATAAGCTAGTAAATACATTAGGTTCAGTGCTTGAACAAAACAACAAAACGCAGTTACGCATTTCAGAAACTGAAAAATATGCACATGTTACCTTCTTCTTTAATGGTGGTTTAGAAGATGCATTTGTTGGCGAAGATCGAGAGTTAATCCCATCTCCACAAGTAGCAACTTACGACCTGCAGCCTGAAATGAACTCAGAAATGCTAACAGATAAGTTAGTTGCAGCGATCGAGAGCGGTAAATATGACGCAATCATCTGTAACTACCCTAACGGCGATATGGTTGGTCACACTGGTATCTTTGATGCTGCAGTACAAGCATGTGAAGCTGTCGATAAATCGATTGGCCGTGTTGTTGCTGCACTCGAAAAAACGGGTGGTGAATGCTTGATCACAGCCGATCACGGTAATGCTGAAATGATGGTCAACCCTGAAACCGGTGGCATCCATACAGCGCATACTAATTTACCTGTACCGCTGATCTATTTTGGTCGTGATGCTGAACCAGCTGAAACGGGTCGTCTATGTGATTTAGCACCAACACTGCTAACATTACTTGGCCAAGATATTCCTGCGGAAATGACTGGTAACAACTTAATGAATCTGAAATAATCGTTTCCCTACGGGGAAAGGATAACGTCATGACATTTTTAAAAAACAGCATGGCCTATAGCGTTATAGGCCTGCTGATATTGCTTTCATTAAACGCTTATGCAGCCAATAATCAATCCGAACTAAATCAACTTCGCAATCAGATCAAAGTCCAAGACGCATCTATCAAAAAGCAGCACCGCTATTTAAACGATTTATCAAAACAGACCCAGAGTACCGATCGTGCTATTAGTAAAGTTGCCGCACAATTAAGTAATACCGAATCTCTAATTACCAATATCGAGCAGGACCTTAACGCCCTAGTGGTAAAGCAAAAAGCGTTATTAAAAAGTAAAAAGCAACAGCAACATATCCTTTCCGCACAAATCGAAACAGCCTATTTAAGCGGTAATAATGATTATTTGAAGTTACTTCTAAATCAGCAGAACACTAATGAGATAGAACGCTCACTGGTTTATTATCAACACCTCCACGCCGCACGAGCAGAATCCATTGCTGAATTTAATGACACTTTAGCTGAAATCGAAAAAAATGAAGTAGCGCAGGAAGAAATAAAACAACAATTAATTGTCATAAAAACCTCACAGCAACAAAAAGCCAAGCAATTAGCACAACAGAAAAACCAGCAGAAGAAAAGTAATAAAAATATCGCTTACAGCATCAACAAACAGCAAAAAACCCGAACAGAATTAGGCATTGCAGCACAAAAATTAAAGCAACAAATTGCGTTATTGCGAAAACAACAACAAATCGCGTTATTAAAAAAACAACAAAGCGCACAGATATCATTATCAGGCTTACAACAATATAAAGGTAAATTGGACTGGCCGATAAAAGGTAAAGTGCT encodes the following:
- the gpmM gene encoding 2,3-bisphosphoglycerate-independent phosphoglycerate mutase, which encodes MSKAKKTIALIIMDGWGHRLDQQNNAIASAKTPILDKLWQDCPSMLISSSGLDVGLPDGQMGNSEVGHVNIGAGRIVYQDLTKIDKSIADGEFNQNPVLVKAVDAAIANDKAVHILGLASPGGVHSHDDQIVAMIDMAAKQGATKIYLHAFLDGRDTPPRSAQGTLEKFDAKFAEVGVGKTATLIGRYFAMDRDNRWDRVEEAYNLFTQAQASHNADSALAGLEAAYARDENDEFVKATVIGEAAPIVDGDAIIFMNFRADRAREITRAFVDTDFSGFERAVTPKLSDFVMLTEYAASIDASVAFPSDKLVNTLGSVLEQNNKTQLRISETEKYAHVTFFFNGGLEDAFVGEDRELIPSPQVATYDLQPEMNSEMLTDKLVAAIESGKYDAIICNYPNGDMVGHTGIFDAAVQACEAVDKSIGRVVAALEKTGGECLITADHGNAEMMVNPETGGIHTAHTNLPVPLIYFGRDAEPAETGRLCDLAPTLLTLLGQDIPAEMTGNNLMNLK
- a CDS encoding murein hydrolase activator EnvC; its protein translation is MTFLKNSMAYSVIGLLILLSLNAYAANNQSELNQLRNQIKVQDASIKKQHRYLNDLSKQTQSTDRAISKVAAQLSNTESLITNIEQDLNALVVKQKALLKSKKQQQHILSAQIETAYLSGNNDYLKLLLNQQNTNEIERSLVYYQHLHAARAESIAEFNDTLAEIEKNEVAQEEIKQQLIVIKTSQQQKAKQLAQQKNQQKKSNKNIAYSINKQQKTRTELGIAAQKLKQQIALLRKQQQIALLKKQQSAQISLSGLQQYKGKLDWPIKGKVLHNFNSKRFNNVSWRGLVISANEGSKVKAVSAGKVVFADWLRGFGMVTIIDHGKGYMSLYGHNQTLLKVTGEKVRKGDVISLAGRSGGQLESGVYFEIRHKGKAVNPRSWLKRL